From Nocardia sp. XZ_19_385, the proteins below share one genomic window:
- a CDS encoding Rrf2 family transcriptional regulator produces the protein MHITAKVDYAVRTLLEIAKGGGSAALKADAIATAQQIPPKVLETVLGELRRAELVISRRGPDGGYWLARPALDISIADVIRAVEGPLASVRGERPEDVKYEGVAEPLQQVWIAVRVNLRAVLENVSIGDIADDQLPEFVGALIADPGAWARREPHVQPS, from the coding sequence GTGCATATCACCGCGAAGGTCGACTACGCGGTGCGAACCCTGCTCGAAATCGCCAAGGGGGGTGGGTCCGCCGCGCTCAAAGCCGACGCCATCGCGACCGCGCAGCAGATCCCGCCGAAGGTGCTCGAGACCGTGCTCGGCGAACTGCGCCGGGCCGAGCTGGTGATCAGCCGGCGCGGACCCGACGGCGGGTACTGGCTGGCCCGGCCCGCCCTGGACATCTCCATCGCCGACGTGATCCGCGCGGTCGAGGGCCCGCTGGCCTCGGTGCGCGGCGAGCGGCCCGAGGACGTGAAATACGAAGGCGTGGCCGAGCCGTTGCAGCAGGTCTGGATCGCGGTGCGGGTGAATCTGCGTGCCGTGCTGGAGAACGTGTCGATCGGCGACATCGCCGACGATCAGCTGCCGGAATTCGTCGGAGCGCTGATCGCCGACCCCGGCGCCTGGGCGCGCCGGGAGCCGCACGTGCAACCCAGCTGA
- a CDS encoding TetR/AcrR family transcriptional regulator produces the protein MDTSATTHSVPAGSGTKTAIRDAAVELFGSKGFEQTSLREVADAVGITKASLYYHYPSKLDLLVAIVNPIVEHMRAVAEDIKTVPFSAEGVRTVLQTYIRGMLRNRDAGALCVRDTVAILNAMAGRYPDMFEFGRQLGDWLAGPDPSPEQKLRASAALQVLEVALFSGEVAPEADEALIETTLLDAATCVLTACGTN, from the coding sequence ATGGACACCTCAGCGACGACCCACTCCGTTCCCGCAGGTAGCGGGACTAAAACGGCAATTCGGGACGCCGCGGTGGAGCTGTTCGGCAGCAAAGGATTCGAGCAGACGAGCCTCCGCGAGGTCGCCGATGCGGTAGGAATCACAAAGGCCTCGCTCTACTATCACTACCCCTCGAAGCTGGATCTGCTTGTCGCGATCGTGAATCCGATCGTCGAGCACATGCGCGCGGTGGCCGAGGACATCAAGACCGTCCCCTTCAGCGCCGAGGGCGTGCGGACCGTGCTGCAGACCTACATCCGGGGCATGCTGCGCAACCGTGACGCGGGCGCACTGTGCGTGCGCGACACCGTCGCGATCCTCAACGCGATGGCCGGTCGCTACCCGGACATGTTCGAATTCGGCCGGCAACTGGGGGATTGGCTGGCCGGCCCGGACCCGAGCCCGGAGCAGAAACTGCGGGCCAGCGCCGCGCTGCAGGTGCTCGAGGTGGCGTTGTTCTCCGGCGAAGTCGCGCCGGAGGCGGACGAGGCGCTCATCGAGACCACGCTGCTGGATGCGGCCACCTGTGTACTGACCGCCTGCGGCACGAACTAG
- a CDS encoding MMPL family transporter, giving the protein MSVFLYRWGKFAFRRKWIVLPVWLVLLIVVGGVAGVISKPMNDDFSMPNLPSERATDILDQHFPGMSAQFSMDAVLGTYVIKAPEGQKLTDPANKTAVDDLIAKLRELPIVDSGNENKPLVNPITMAESMPIGPEKTIDCVAVDRASADAKSYCAGAPLNVLGAQPDTVAVLEVPFKMATIADVTPEDRKLAYNVADAARNAGLTVEMSGSLPLEQEQPSASSEAIGFGVAFLVMIIAFGALIAAFVPLITAIVGLGLATSTILLGTSFLTIPTFTPILATMIGIALSIDYALFIVSRYKHELVVQDSPEEAAGIALGTAGSAVVFAGLTVIIALLGLSIVGVQFLTFMGLGGAIAAAFAVLTAITFLPALMGAFGRFLFKPKVPFVAKHDPEDDSSVTNGTRFARVIGKMPLLTFILSVVVLGALAAPAAGMNLGLPGEGSMSKDTTVRKAYDIRTEGFGEGSNGLLMIAVDLSDVPAAQREPALTALREKIASYPDMDYLTATMSSADGAGAMFNGVPKTGPNEQVTKDLVKHARDAEGAFQSEYGMEYGVTGVTAIYADVDNVLLGKIVPYLAIVAGAAFLLLILVFRSILVPLTAALGFLLSMAATFGATVLIFQEGAFGLIADPQPIISFLPIMLIGLVFGLAMDYQVFLVTRMREEFVHGKSAKEAMISGYHHGARVVTAAAVIMVSVFGGFMLMPDATAKSMGFALAAGVLFDAFIVRMVLIPSLLVLMGKWSWWIPKWLDRILPDIDVEGAKLQGLQQKTVQLQKEPVGVS; this is encoded by the coding sequence GTGTCCGTATTTCTCTATAGATGGGGAAAGTTCGCTTTCCGCCGGAAATGGATCGTGCTTCCCGTCTGGCTGGTCCTACTGATCGTGGTGGGCGGCGTCGCAGGCGTCATCAGCAAGCCGATGAACGACGACTTCTCCATGCCGAACCTGCCGTCCGAGCGGGCCACCGACATCCTGGACCAGCACTTTCCCGGCATGTCGGCACAATTCAGCATGGACGCCGTCCTCGGCACCTATGTGATCAAGGCGCCGGAGGGCCAGAAGCTCACCGATCCGGCCAACAAGACCGCCGTCGACGACCTGATCGCCAAGCTGCGCGAACTGCCGATCGTCGACAGCGGCAATGAGAACAAGCCGCTGGTCAACCCGATCACGATGGCCGAAAGCATGCCGATCGGCCCGGAGAAGACGATCGACTGCGTGGCTGTCGACCGCGCCAGCGCCGATGCCAAGTCCTACTGCGCCGGTGCGCCGTTGAACGTGCTGGGCGCCCAGCCCGACACGGTCGCGGTGCTCGAAGTCCCGTTCAAGATGGCGACCATTGCCGACGTCACCCCCGAGGACCGGAAGCTGGCCTACAACGTCGCCGACGCCGCCCGCAACGCCGGACTCACCGTCGAGATGAGTGGCTCCCTGCCGCTCGAGCAGGAGCAGCCCAGCGCCTCGTCGGAGGCGATCGGCTTCGGCGTCGCCTTCCTCGTCATGATCATCGCCTTCGGTGCGCTGATCGCCGCGTTCGTGCCGCTGATCACCGCGATCGTCGGCCTCGGCCTGGCGACCTCGACCATCCTGCTCGGCACCTCGTTCCTGACGATCCCGACCTTCACGCCGATTCTGGCGACCATGATCGGCATCGCGCTGTCCATCGACTACGCGCTGTTCATCGTCTCCCGGTACAAACACGAACTGGTCGTGCAGGATTCGCCCGAGGAAGCCGCGGGCATCGCCCTGGGCACCGCAGGCTCGGCGGTGGTGTTCGCCGGACTGACCGTCATCATCGCGCTGCTCGGACTGAGCATCGTCGGCGTGCAGTTCCTGACGTTCATGGGCCTCGGCGGCGCTATCGCCGCCGCGTTCGCGGTGCTCACCGCGATCACCTTCCTGCCGGCGCTGATGGGCGCCTTCGGACGGTTCCTGTTCAAACCGAAGGTGCCCTTCGTCGCCAAGCACGACCCGGAAGACGACAGCTCGGTCACCAACGGCACCCGGTTCGCCCGCGTCATCGGCAAGATGCCGCTGCTGACCTTCATCCTGAGCGTCGTCGTGCTCGGCGCGCTGGCCGCCCCCGCGGCCGGGATGAACCTCGGCCTGCCGGGCGAGGGCAGCATGTCCAAGGACACCACCGTCCGCAAGGCTTACGACATCCGCACCGAGGGCTTCGGCGAAGGCAGCAACGGCCTGCTGATGATCGCGGTCGACCTCAGCGATGTCCCGGCCGCGCAACGGGAACCGGCGCTCACCGCGCTGCGCGAGAAGATCGCGTCCTACCCGGACATGGATTACCTGACCGCGACCATGTCCAGCGCCGACGGCGCGGGCGCGATGTTCAACGGTGTGCCGAAGACGGGTCCGAACGAGCAGGTCACCAAGGACCTGGTCAAGCATGCTCGGGACGCCGAAGGTGCGTTCCAGTCCGAATACGGCATGGAGTACGGCGTCACCGGTGTCACCGCGATCTACGCCGACGTCGACAACGTGCTGCTCGGCAAGATCGTGCCGTACCTGGCCATCGTGGCCGGCGCCGCGTTCTTGCTGCTGATCCTGGTGTTCCGCTCGATCCTGGTACCGCTCACCGCGGCGCTCGGGTTCCTGCTGTCCATGGCGGCGACGTTCGGTGCGACGGTCCTCATCTTCCAGGAGGGCGCGTTCGGATTGATCGCGGATCCGCAGCCGATCATCAGCTTCCTGCCGATCATGCTGATCGGTTTGGTGTTCGGCCTGGCCATGGATTACCAGGTGTTCCTGGTGACCCGTATGCGCGAGGAATTCGTGCACGGCAAGTCCGCCAAGGAGGCGATGATCAGCGGGTACCACCACGGCGCCCGCGTGGTCACGGCCGCTGCGGTGATCATGGTTTCGGTGTTCGGCGGCTTCATGCTGATGCCGGACGCGACGGCGAAGTCCATGGGCTTCGCGCTGGCAGCGGGCGTGCTGTTCGACGCGTTCATCGTCCGCATGGTGCTGATCCCGTCGCTGCTGGTGCTCATGGGTAAGTGGTCCTGGTGGATCCCGAAGTGGCTCGACCGGATCCTGCCCGACATCGATGTGGAAGGCGCCAAGCTGCAGGGCCTGCAGCAGAAGACAGTGCAATTGCAGAAGGAGCCGGTCGGCGTGAGCTGA